The following coding sequences are from one Archocentrus centrarchus isolate MPI-CPG fArcCen1 chromosome 4, fArcCen1, whole genome shotgun sequence window:
- the atg4c gene encoding cysteine protease ATG4C: MELQRVCELNTTGSKKTKRLNGNGFPPSLVKMENKGSDEVEKLKTKFLSVWHNVKYSWALKPKTSFSRNSPVLLLGKCYHFKAEDDESPSEPSDEEVVLGDVDAFRKDFASRVWLTYREEFPPLPGSTLTSDCGWGCMLRAGQMMLAQGLMLHFLGRDWTWPEALTLQPLDTETWTTAAAKRLVASLEASLQGAPGPSALSSTSQPQGPSFGSAEEAEAHLKEMYHRTLVSWFGDCPSAPLGLHRLVRLGLTMGKQAGDWYGPAVVAHILKKAVEEAMGSGLAGVTAYVSQDCTVYSADVVDCHRVPRAGQTSDETPDATPLPQNDQPAHASTFPESRAVIILVPVRLGGEKTNPEYFDFAKSILSLEYCIGIIGGKPKQACYFVGFQDDSLIYMDPHYCQSFVDVSTNDFPLQSYHCPSPKKMPFSKMDPSCTIGFYSKNSKDYERIRQELSRLLQPSGKEKYPAFTFAQGHGRDYDLSAGLNPEKREWPFIRDPRRTVTTVGDFVLL; this comes from the exons at GGAGCTACAACGCGTCTGTGAGCTAAACACGACTGGATCGAAGAAAACTAAAAG GCTGAACGGGAATGGGTTTCCTCCCTCACTGGTCAAAATGGAGAATAAAGGGAGCGACGAGGTGGAAAAATTGAAGACAAAGTTCTTGTCTGTGTGGCACAATGTGAAGTACA GTTGGGCTCTCAAACCAAAGACGTCATTCAGTAGAAATTCTCCTGTGCTGCTACTGGGAAAATGTTACCATTTTAAGGCTGAAG ATGATGAGAGTCCTTCTGAACCCTCTGATGAAGAAGTTGTTTTGGGGGATGTGGATGCTTTCCGGAAGGATTTTGCATCCCGTGTGTGGCTCACCTACAGAGAAGAGTTCCCTCCTCTGCCAGGAAGCACCCTGACCTCTGACTGCGGCTGGGGCTGTATGCTGAGGGCTGGACAGATGATGCTGGCTCAGGGACTTATGTTGCACTTCTTGGGAAGAG ACTGGACTTGGCCAGAGGCACTGACACTCCAGCCGTTAGACACGGAGACATGGACTACCGCTGCAGCCAAACGCCTGGTGGCCTCTCTGGAAGCTTCTCTGCAAGGTGCTCCTGGACCCTCTGCACTTAGCTCAACATCACAGCCCCAAGGGCCTTCCTTTGGATCTGCAGAGGAGGCAGAGGCACATTTAAAGGAGATGTACCACCGCACTCTGGTGTCTTGGTTTGGCGATTGCCCTTCGGCTCCACTGGGCCTCCATAGGCTCGTCCGCTTAGGCCTGACAATGGGAAAACAGGCCGGGGACTGGTATGGACCAGCTGTGGTGGCACACATCCTCAA gAAAGCTGTCGAGGAAGCAATGGGCTCCGGTTTGGCGGGCGTAACTGCCTATGTCTCCCAAGACTGCACAG TGTACAGCGCTGACGTCGTCGATTGCCACAGGGTACCGAGAGCAGGGCAGACCTCCGATGAGACGCCAGACGCCACTCCTCTACCACAGAACGACCAGCCGGCACATGCTTCCACCTTCCCAGAGAGCCGAGCTGTAATCATCCTCGTCCCTGTCAGGCTGGGAGGGGAGAAGACAAACCCAGAGTATTTTGACTTTGCAAAG AGCATTTTGAGTCTGGAGTACTGCATAGGCATCATCGGAGGGAAGCCCAAACAGGCCTGCTACTTTGTAGGATTTCAAG ATGACAGCTTGATTTACATGGACCCTCATTACTGTCAGTCTTTTGTGGATGTCAGCACCAACGATTTCCCTCTCCAG TCGTATCATTGCCCCTCGCCAAAGAAGATGCCTTTCAGCAAGATGGACCCAAGCTGTACCATTGGTTTCTACTCCAAAAATTCTAAAGACTATGAGAGAATCAGGCAGGAGCTGTCGAGG ctgctgcagccatcAGGGAAGGAGAAATACCCTGCGTTCACTTTCGCACAAGGTCACGGCAGAGATTACGACCTGTCGGCAGGCCTGAACCCTGAAAAGAGAGAGTGGCCCTTCATCCGTGACCCGCGGAGGACGGTCACCACTGTCGGAGACTTTGTGCTGCTTTGA